The following coding sequences lie in one Deltaproteobacteria bacterium CG11_big_fil_rev_8_21_14_0_20_42_23 genomic window:
- a CDS encoding acetyl-CoA acetyltransferase (Catalyzes the synthesis of acetoacetyl coenzyme A from two molecules of acetyl coenzyme A. It can also act as a thiolase, catalyzing the reverse reaction and generating two-carbon units from the four-carbon product of fatty acid oxidation) has translation MRDVYVVAAGVSKFKKARPDKTFQAIVDEAVKYAINDMGIDYPKFLEIVDGSVASYFSDHFTRQLMAGVMCQDFLGLCPKPSHRVEGGGATGGLSFQEGWKNIASGHMDTCLIFGFETMSHVNTWKGNEFIALASDVSFDFPVGGFYSGYYAMMVTRHMQEFGTTVEQLAAVSVKNHNNAFHNPYAQKQMKLSIQDVRNAPMVAWPLTRLDICTMSDGAAAVVLASEEGVKKLEAAAGKTLPKAKITGIGRGTDAMRMSDRPHKKVPLLPNETEADYKNLDYPGIHSFRAGRCASIQAYKMAGITDPLKEVDFVELHDAYTSSEIQTYEDMGLCKYGEGGNFATSGKAHMPGIDYGMKFEYESECPVNPSGGLIACGHPVGATGLMQATFAYWQLTEKIEKHFADAKLQVKNAKRGVIHSHAGTGTYVTVSVLEKC, from the coding sequence GCATCGATTATCCAAAGTTTTTGGAAATTGTGGATGGCTCAGTTGCTTCTTATTTTTCTGATCACTTCACGCGTCAGCTGATGGCAGGCGTAATGTGCCAAGATTTTTTGGGCCTCTGTCCAAAACCTTCGCACCGCGTTGAAGGCGGCGGAGCCACGGGTGGTCTGTCTTTCCAGGAAGGCTGGAAAAATATTGCATCGGGCCATATGGATACATGCCTCATTTTTGGTTTCGAAACCATGAGCCATGTAAACACTTGGAAGGGAAATGAATTCATCGCACTTGCTTCCGATGTAAGTTTCGATTTTCCCGTCGGCGGATTTTACTCAGGCTACTACGCCATGATGGTAACACGTCACATGCAAGAATTTGGAACAACTGTAGAGCAACTTGCAGCGGTTTCGGTAAAAAATCACAACAATGCTTTTCATAATCCTTACGCGCAAAAGCAAATGAAGCTCAGCATTCAAGATGTGCGCAATGCACCAATGGTGGCTTGGCCATTAACACGACTTGATATTTGCACCATGAGCGACGGCGCTGCAGCGGTAGTGCTTGCAAGCGAAGAGGGCGTAAAAAAATTAGAAGCTGCCGCAGGAAAAACTTTGCCAAAAGCAAAGATCACCGGCATCGGCCGTGGCACAGACGCCATGCGTATGTCCGATCGGCCTCACAAAAAAGTTCCACTGCTTCCAAACGAAACTGAAGCTGATTACAAAAATTTAGATTACCCTGGCATTCACTCTTTCAGAGCTGGCAGATGCGCATCAATTCAAGCTTACAAGATGGCAGGCATTACAGATCCGCTAAAAGAAGTAGATTTTGTCGAGCTTCACGATGCCTACACCTCATCTGAAATTCAAACGTACGAAGATATGGGATTGTGCAAATACGGTGAAGGCGGAAACTTTGCCACTTCAGGAAAAGCCCACATGCCAGGCATAGATTACGGAATGAAGTTTGAATACGAATCCGAATGCCCAGTGAATCCGTCTGGCGGCCTTATTGCGTGCGGACATCCCGTTGGTGCAACAGGTTTAATGCAAGCAACCTTTGCTTACTGGCAATTAACAGAAAAAATTGAAAAACATTTTGCCGACGCCAAACTTCAAGTAAAAAACGCAAAACGAGGCGTCATTCATTCTCATGCAGGAACTGGAACGTATGTTACGGTGAGTGTGTTGGAGAAGTGTTAG